Proteins from a single region of Ornithinimicrobium humiphilum:
- a CDS encoding YdeI/OmpD-associated family protein → MTISFRSSARLVNGRCIVQLPEDASAALPSRGQVAVDAVIGGRPVATVLEPDGRKGHWISVAEDLQDGLGLTDGDPVAVDLEIRSTWPEPQLPDDLAEALAGAPDLADVWQDITPMARWEWVRWVGATRNLATRQRRVEVTLSKLRDGKRRPCCFDLASCTDPELSRSGKLVVG, encoded by the coding sequence ATGACGATCTCGTTCCGCTCCTCCGCCCGGCTGGTCAACGGGCGGTGCATCGTGCAGCTCCCCGAGGACGCCAGCGCCGCGCTGCCCTCGCGGGGCCAGGTGGCCGTCGACGCCGTGATCGGCGGACGCCCCGTCGCGACGGTGCTGGAGCCCGACGGCCGCAAGGGGCACTGGATCTCGGTCGCCGAGGACCTGCAGGACGGCCTCGGCCTGACCGACGGCGACCCGGTCGCGGTCGACCTCGAGATCCGCAGCACCTGGCCCGAGCCGCAGCTGCCCGACGACCTCGCCGAGGCGCTGGCGGGGGCGCCGGACCTCGCCGACGTCTGGCAGGACATCACCCCGATGGCCCGCTGGGAGTGGGTCCGCTGGGTGGGCGCGACCCGCAACCTCGCGACCAGGCAGCGCCGCGTCGAGGTCACCCTCTCCAAGCTGCGCGACGGCAAGCGCCGCCCCTGCTGCTTCGACCTCGCCTCCTGCACCGACCCCGAGCTCTCCCGCAGCGGCAAGCTCGTCGTGGGCTGA
- a CDS encoding nucleoside deaminase, translated as MRLALGEAEAVGASGDVPIGAVVVGPDGSVLGRGHNLREVEHDPTGHAEVVALRRAGAALGAWRLDGCSLVVTLEPCAMCAGAAVLARVDRIVLGAWDPKAGACGSVWDLPRDRRALHRPEVVGGILEEECGRLLVDFFGRRRG; from the coding sequence ATGCGCCTCGCGCTCGGCGAGGCGGAGGCCGTGGGCGCCTCCGGCGACGTGCCGATCGGGGCCGTCGTGGTGGGTCCGGACGGCTCGGTCCTGGGGCGGGGGCACAACCTGCGTGAGGTCGAGCACGACCCCACGGGGCACGCCGAGGTGGTGGCCCTGCGCCGGGCCGGCGCGGCACTGGGTGCGTGGCGGCTGGACGGCTGCAGCCTCGTCGTCACGCTCGAGCCGTGCGCGATGTGCGCCGGCGCGGCCGTGCTCGCCCGTGTGGACCGGATCGTGCTGGGGGCCTGGGACCCGAAGGCCGGCGCCTGCGGGTCGGTGTGGGACCTGCCCCGGGACCGCCGCGCCCTGCACCGCCCGGAGGTCGTCGGCGGGATCCTCGAGGAGGAGTGCGGGCGGCTGCTGGTGGACTTCTTCGGGCGGCGGCGGGGTTGA